The Pseudomonadota bacterium genome segment GAGCTGGGCGGTGCGGCCGAAGGTGCGGGCCAGTGCCGCGGGGCCGTGAGGAACATTGAAGATGGGAAACTGGAGTCCGAGACGCATGGGGCCTCCTGCGATTGGGGAGTCTGGCGTGACGTGCTGATGCGGCACGGAGTACGCGAGAGAGGCGGGCGGTTTCGCGCATGCGGTCCGGACTCCTTCAGGGCGTTCGTTGCTCGGTCCGGGCGTTGCCGTCATCGGGGAGGGCCGGGCGAGACGGCGCATACCCATCAAGCGGGAAGGACCCCGTCTCGTCGAGCCGAAAGCACGAGCCCATGACGACGCACGCCGTTCCTCTTTCAGACACGCGCCCCTTGACCCTCGAGCAGAAGATCGGTCAGCTCGTGATGATCGATTTCACGGGGCTCGCGGTGCCCGACGATGTGGCACACAGCTTCTCGACGCGCCACTGGGGCGGCGTGATTCTCTTCGCAAAGAACATCGAGCGCCGCGAACAGGTGGCCGCGCTCTGCAGCGCGCTACAGGCGGCACACGACCAGCCTGAGCCGCTCTTCATCGGCATCGATCAAGAGGGCGGCATCGTCGATCGCCTGCCGTTCGATCCGCTGGCCTCGTCGCCCGGCGCCATGGCCCTGGCGGCGGCCGGTGATGTGGCCTGGGCGCGTGAGACCGCGCGGGTGAACGGTCTCGAGCTGGCCAGCCTCGGCATCAACGTGAACTTTGCGCCGTGCGTCGACGTGAACTGCAACCCGTCGAACCCCATCATCGGGGTGCGTTCGTACGGCGAGACCGCCGATCAGGTGACCCGCTTCGGCCTCGAGGTGGCGCGGGGGTATCGCGACGCCGGCATCGCGCCGTGCGCCAAGCACTTCCCGGGGCACGGCGACACCTCGGTCGACTCGCACCTCGCGCTCCCTGCCCTCAACGAGGGGCGCGAGCGTCTCGACGCCATCGAGCTTGCTCCCTATCGCGCGCTCATCGGCGATGGGCTCGAGATGATCATGTCGGCGCACATCGTCTACCCGGCCCTCGATGGCGCTGGGCTGCCCGCCACGCTCAGCCGCCCCATTCTCACCGATGTGCTGCGCAGCGAGCTGGGCTTCGACGGTGTGATCATCACCGATTCGATGTCGATGAAGGCCGTGGCCGACAACTTCGGCGTCGGACAGGCCGCCGTCATGGCGGTGCAGGCAGGGGCAGACGTCGTGCTCGCCTGCGGCACGCGCGAGGCGCAGGAGGAGACCTGGCAGGCCCTTTTCGCGGCGGTTCGCGGCGGTGTCATCGATGAGGCCCGCATCGACGCCTCGGTGGCCCGCATCCGCCGGCTCAAGGCGGCGTGGGCCGCGCGGGGCGAGGTCGCTCCACCGCCTGCTTCCACCGCCGAGGCCATCGACGAGGCCGCCCGCGCGTCGACCACGGTGGTGCGAAACGACGGCGCCCTGCCGCTGCGCCCCGCCACGCGGGTGGCGCTGGTGGCCCCCGCCCTGCTGCCGGTCTCTCAGCTCGGAGAGATCGGGGCCGTGTTCCCGCTGTCCGACGAGCTTCGCGCGCGGGATATGCAGGTGACCGAGCATCGCTTCTCGCTGCAGGAAGGGGGCGTGGATGACGGGCCGTCTATCTGTGCCCAGGCCCGGGAAGCCGATGTGGTGGTGCTCTGCCTGTACGCTCGGGGGCGGTTGTCGCCCGAGCAGGCCGAGCTGACCCGCGCGCTCCTCGAAACGGGGAGGCCGGTAGTGGCCATATCGCTGAACAGCCCGTATGTGCTGGTCGATGTGAGCGACGTGAAGACCTACGTCTGCACCTACGGCTACGCGCGCAGCTCGGTGCGCGCCCTGGCCGATGTGCTGTGTGCGCGCGTCGCGCCTCGCGGCAGGCTTCCGGTGTCGCTGCCGGGCTTGCACGCGCGCGGCACGGGGCTGACCTTCTGATCATCAACACGGAGGCAAAC includes the following:
- a CDS encoding beta-N-acetylhexosaminidase — translated: MRSGLLQGVRCSVRALPSSGRAGRDGAYPSSGKDPVSSSRKHEPMTTHAVPLSDTRPLTLEQKIGQLVMIDFTGLAVPDDVAHSFSTRHWGGVILFAKNIERREQVAALCSALQAAHDQPEPLFIGIDQEGGIVDRLPFDPLASSPGAMALAAAGDVAWARETARVNGLELASLGINVNFAPCVDVNCNPSNPIIGVRSYGETADQVTRFGLEVARGYRDAGIAPCAKHFPGHGDTSVDSHLALPALNEGRERLDAIELAPYRALIGDGLEMIMSAHIVYPALDGAGLPATLSRPILTDVLRSELGFDGVIITDSMSMKAVADNFGVGQAAVMAVQAGADVVLACGTREAQEETWQALFAAVRGGVIDEARIDASVARIRRLKAAWAARGEVAPPPASTAEAIDEAARASTTVVRNDGALPLRPATRVALVAPALLPVSQLGEIGAVFPLSDELRARDMQVTEHRFSLQEGGVDDGPSICAQAREADVVVLCLYARGRLSPEQAELTRALLETGRPVVAISLNSPYVLVDVSDVKTYVCTYGYARSSVRALADVLCARVAPRGRLPVSLPGLHARGTGLTF